Sequence from the Terriglobales bacterium genome:
AGCGCGTGAAATCCGGGATATTTAGCGACACCGTTGCCCAGAAACCAACCGTCCCATTCAGCGCCGGGATGAGAAATTTCAGAAACTCCGAAGTGGTCTGGAAGCGGGAAGGCGCGCCTAGCATTGGCCCAAATCCGCCTGCTGCTCGATAAGCCCACAACAAAAGTGCTATGCCTACGGCCAGCAACACCGGAGCGCTCACGCCTTGCAGAAAGCGGATGTACTCGATGCCTTTCAAGATCACAGCCAGATTGATGATCCAGAACGCGAAAAAGCAGATTCCTGTGGCGTGCGGCACGTTTCTCCACGACGGCCAGAGCGTCGCAATTAGAGTATTGATGGCCTCGCCGCCGATCCAGGTCTGAATCCCGAACCAGCCGCACGCCACTAATGCCCGCAGCAGGGCAGCGATGTTCGCTCCCAGCACGCCGAATGGTGCACGAGCCAGCACCGGAAATGGAATTCCATACTTCGCGCCGGGATGCGAATTCAGCAGCATCGGCGCCAGCACGATGCAGTTGCCGACGAACACCGTGAGCACCGCCTGCTTCCAGTCCATCCCGCCCTGAATCATGCTGGCTGCCAGCATGTACGTCAGGATGTTCACCGACATCGAAATCCACAGTGCGGCGTAGTTGTATGTGCCCCAGGTGCGACGCTCAGGCGGTACCGGCGCCAGATCAGGGTTGTAGAGCGGACTGCTCTCGATGCTCCTCTTAGCGGGGTTCGACGCAGCCGCAGAACTTTGGGTGCCGGACATGGTCTCGAATGTGACCGACATGGTAAATCCAGTGGCCACTCACCCAACGAAGATTTTTATGACGAGTATTTCAGATCCCTATGGCAGCGGCATCTGCTCGAGATCCGAGAACACGTCGAGTAGCGGAGGGGGTGAGATTCAGTACAGCCCTAAGCGGAGGGCATTTTAGACAAGTCTCTTCCAACCAAGAAGACGAAGAAATACTTAATCCGCCGCGGCCGCTTTTCCGCTTGTCTTGCCGGTTTGCGCGGTGATCGCATCGTACGTCTCCGGCCGCCGATCGCGGAAGAACTGCCAGACTTTGCGCACCTCGGTAATCATATCGAGATCGAGATCGGCGACCAGAACTTCATCTTTGTTGCGGCTCGCTTGGGCAACAATTTTCCCGCGCGGATTACAGAAATAACTCTTGCCGTAGAATTCGCCGATGCTCCACGGCTTCTCTTCGCCCACGCGATTGATCGCGCCCACGAAATAGCCGTTGGCGACGGCGTGAGCCGGCTGCTCCAGCTCCCATAAATATTCGGACAGCCCGGCCACCGTGGCCGACGGATTGAAAACAATCTCCGCCCCATTTAATCCTAAGATGCGCGCGCCTTCGGGGAAGTGACGGTCATAGCAAATGTAAACTCCTACGCGCGCATATTTAGTGTCGAAAACCTCATATCCCATGTCCCCCGGCGTGAAATAAAACTTTTCCCAGAAACCAGGATGGCAGTGCGGGATGTGATGCTTACGATATTTCCCTAGGTATTTTCCATCGGCATCAATCACTGCGGCGGTATTGAAGTACAAGCCGGGCATCTGCTCCTCATACACCGGCACAACCATCACCATCTGGTGGCGTTTGGCCAACTGCTGCATCGCCTTCAGGGTGGGGCCACCGGGCACCGGCTCGGCCATCTCGTACCAGCGCTCGTTTTGCTCCGCGCAAAAATACGGACCATAGAACAGCTCCTGCAGACAGAGGACCTTCACCTTCTTCCGCGCGGCCTGCTCAATCAGCGAGAAGTGCTTCTTCATCATCGCTTTCTTAATGTCTTCCAGCGAATGGTCGGCCCCCAGGGCGTTGCTCGCCTGGATCAGCCCACAGCGCACGATTCGTGGCATCGGGTACCTCCGGAAGGGAACTATCGAGGCAGAAACTATAGCAGAGGAGCGAGCGCGCTAGCGCCGGCGTGGCATCCAGCAACTAAAACTTGAACTCCAGGTTCACCTGCATGCGTCTACCCGGATGTGCCGCCACCGCCCGCCCGAAAAATGGTGAACTCAGCGTACCAATATAGGTGTCGTCGTTTTCGTGGTTCAGTACGTTGAAGGACTGTAACGAGAGCGTCGCCATCGGCCCTTCCTTCTTCTTGCTGATTTGAAAATCGTGCGCCAGACTTAAATCCAGATTAACCAGACCGGGACCGTGCATCACATTACGCGGCAGTCCGAAAGGCCGGTCGTTAGCGATGCCATCGTGGTTATCATCCGCACCGGTTGTGATATTTACCGGCGTGCCCGAATATAAAGAAAGGGCTACTCCCAGGCTAACCAGTTTGGTCGCCTCCACCGAACCCATCAGATCGAACTTGTGCCGCCGGTCAGAATCGGATCGCGCCCAGTCAGCGTTCGGAAAATAGCTGTTGCCAGGAAAGTATGTAATACCGCTGGTGTTGTTGTAGGTCTTGCTCAGGGTGTATTGTGCCTGCCCGGCAAAAAACTTGCTCGGTTTTCCGCGAAATGTTACTTCCAGTGAATTGCCCTTCTGGTAGCCTTCCGACTCCATCTGCCGCACCTGGCCCAGCTGTGGATTGGGGAGCACGGTGAAATTGGGCGGTAGCGGTGCGTTGATATCGCGCGAGCGAAACGCATCTATGCGCCGCGAGCCCACGTAAGTTGCGCTGAGGGAACTTTTTTGCGTGAGCTGCCGCTCAACCCCGACGCTGTACTGCACGGTGTAGGGAATCCGCGCCCGCGGATCGAGCACCACTACACTGGTTGGCTCCGCCGCCAATGAACCCGGCGAGACCGGGAACGTAGGATTCTCCACAATGAAGCGCAGCAGACTTGTGCCGTTGAAGTGCAGCAGGTCTGAAATGGGCCGCGGCCCGCTGCGGTCGTAGAAAACTCCCGCGCCCCCCCGGACAACGGTCTTGCTCTTCTCCGTCGGCGCCCAGGCGAATCCAAAGCGCGGCGCAAAGTTATTGGGATCGTTGTGAAAATAGTTCTGCCAGTAGTAGCGCATCCCCACCGACAACGACAAATTCGGCCGCAAGCGGACCTTGTCTTCAATAACTCCGGCAAAATTCTCTTCCAGAAAAACCAGGTGTCCCTGGCCCCTCTGCTGCACGAAGAAAGACGGCCGCCGGGCTATGTAGTCCGCGATGCTGGCGAAGGAGTAGGTCCCGCCAAAATTGGTAAAGTTGTCTTCCCCGCGTCGGCTGATGTCCGGAATATCTACGCCAAACTTCAGTTCATGCTTGCCGCTGACATAAGTGAGTATGTCAGTGCCATCAAAGTGGTACTCGGTTCGCCTGCCATCCGCCTGGGCGCCCCCGACGGTGAATGCGCCTGCCACTACGATGGCCGGCGCCGCACTCAGGCTGATCACCGGTCGATCGTAATGGCCGACCAGGAACCGCAACTGGTTAAGCATTTTGGGAGAAAACACGTGCCGGTAGCTGACGTTGATTTCGTGTTCCTGAAACACCTGCCTGGTTCCAGCCTCCGGCAAAACGGTTCCTCCTACGTTCTGATTTCGCTCGCTTTGCTTTTCGTATGAGTACCCAATCCAGAACTGGTCGGCGCTGCCAAAATCGTGAAACACACGCCCCGAGCCAAAAAAGTGGTGCGTGGGCATGGGCACGTTTTGCGTGATGGGCCCGCTCGGTCCCTGCGCGACCACGATCGCTTGATCATCGTCCACGTCGCGGTCCAGCGAAAGCAGAAAGCTGGTTTTCTTGCTGTGGCCGAGCGGGCCACTCAGCGACCCTTCGTAATACTGCCGATGTTCCGAGGGCTTTACTACAGAGAACGGATTGCGGGCGTCAAATAGAGAGTCGCGGAACAGCAAGTTGACCGTACCGTGAAAATTCGGGGTTCCTGGTTTCGTAATTATTTCGAGTCGCGCGCGCCCCGGACGCGAAAATAGGGCGGAGTAAGGATCCTGGTTGATCTTCACTTCTTGTACCGCGGAAGGGGTCATGCCCGGGCCGTTTGCCTCTACGCCATTCACCACCAGCGTAACGCCATTGGTGCCCAGCGCGCTGTCGTCCAGGAATCGGGAGAGCATAGTGACATAATCGTGATCGAATACCGGTACGCGATCGAGCGCGGCACGGTCAATCGAGTTCGCATTCTGGTTTTCGGAAATCTCCGTGCTCACTTGGGGGGCCGAGCCACCAGTTGCCGTCACCGTAAACTCCTGGCTCACTACCGCAAGGGGCATGACCACATTAATGGAGTTGCGGGCCTTCAATCCAACCGTAACTTTCACCTTTGTCTCGCGAAAGCCCTCCTGCTGCACGTCAACCTGGTAAGCGCCGGGGGCCACGCTGATGAACCGGAATGTGCCGGCATCTTTGCTCGAGGTTTGGCCCACTTGTTTGCCATCGGCCCGGTTCAGTGTCACCTGTGCTCCAACAATCGCGGCGCCCGAGGGATCCCGGACGTTTCCCGTGATCTCGTACGATGCCGCCCCGGGGTCGTTTTGAGCACGCGCGATTCCGCTGGCAAGCAGGGCAGTCAACAGGAGAGAGTTCACAAGGTATTTCATCGCGGGACGATCTAAAACACCCATTGTAATTTCTTGCGGCACACCCATGGTTACAGTCTTTTTAAGATTTACGTCATTAAGCAAAGCTTAAGCCTCACCCAAGTAGCCTTTGTCTGCTTGAATGAACGTTTTCACAGCCGGATAATGCAAGTAAGGTCACAGAAACCATGCGTGTCCTGGTCATAGAGGATGAACACCGACTAGCCGAGAACATCGCTCGCAGCTTGAAAGACAACGCCTCCTGGGCGGTTGACATTGCTTTAGACGGCGAGAACGGTCTCTTCATGGCGGAATCCGGCTCTTATGACCTGATCGTGCTCGATCTGATGCTTCCCAAGCTCGACGGTCTCCAACTCTTGCAACGTTTTCGCAAACAGGGCTACAAGACCCCGGTTCTGGTGCTGACTGCCAGGGACGAAAAGGAATCTATTGTCCGATTGCTAAATGCCGGCGCCGATGACTATCTTTCCAAGCCCTTCGACCTCGGCGAATTCATGGCCCGCGCTAAAGCGCTGGTGCGTCGCGGCAAAGACCAGCATTCGCCACTGCTCGCAGTAGCCGACCTGGAGGTAAACACCGTAGAACGCTCGGTGCGGCGCACCGGAAAGAACATCACGCTTACACCTATGGAATATCGGGTCTTGGAGTACTTGGCGCATCGCCCGCGCGCCGTGGTTTCCAAGACCGAATTGCTGGAGCACTTATACGACTACAATTGGGAGAAGTTCAGCAATGTCATCGAAGTCTATATCTCCGGGCTGCGCCGTAAAATAGATGATGGCGCGACCGTGAAGTTGATCCACACCTTGCGCGGACAGGGCTATTCGCTACGCGCCTAAGTGCATCAGCGACATAACGCAACAGGATCGTTACCTTGAAGAAACTTTCACTGACCGGACGCTTGACCGCAGTTGTCGTCGGCTCTCAATTTCTGCTGGCGATCGGCCTCGTTCTGGTCGGGATGCTGTATCTTCGCGAGGAATTGCTTTCCGGTCTCGACCTGAACTTGCAAGGCCGCGCTCATAGAGTGGCGGCCCTGGCCTACTACGCCCCCAAAAGCCAGACAAAATTGTTATTTGATGCGGACGAGTCGCCGGCCCCCTCCGACCCTGCTCATCCTGACATGTATCAGATCACCAGCGAAAGGCTAGGTTTTGAAAACCACACGCAGAATTTCAACTCCGCCCTTCCCCAGAAGCTTGCTTCGCGTCGGACCAAGAACTTCAAGTGGAACGGTGTCCCCTATCGCGCGGTAGTTCTGCGCAATCTTGCTATCCGCGATCCCCAGCCGGAGATTGTCGGAATGCCGGATGCCACGCTAACCGTGATCTATGCTGCTCCGACCCTTGCGATTGATCGCGAAGTGGCGGAGGTGGGCTTCGGTGTGGCCAGTGCGAGTATCTTCATTCTGGCGCTTACCGGGTTTCTTGCTTCCTGGGCCTTGCGGCGCGGGCTATCCCCCCTGCGCGACCTGGCCAGCCGAGCGGGCTCAATTTCCGTGAGCAACTGGGAATTCCGCCCTTCTCCGGAGGCACTTGACGCTCCCGAATTGGCCCCACTCACCCAGGCGATCCAGACTGTGCTTGCCCGACTGGAAAAGTCTTTTACTCAGCAACGTGGATTTCTGGCCGACGCAGCCCATGAACTCAAGACCTCCGTCGCGATTGTGAAATCCACCTTCCAGTCCTTGCTGCAATCCCCGCGCTCGCCTCAGGAGTATCGGGAGGGGCTGCAGCAGCTCCTCGAAGACGTGGAACGCCTCGAAGATCTGCTCAACCGCATGCTTCGCCTCGCCCGCGCCGAGCAGTGGGCCGCCGAAGGACTCCAAGGTCAGTTCGACAATACCGACATTACTTCCACCTGTGAGATGGCGATCGCGCGCATCAAGTCCCTGGCTGCTTCGCGAGACGTTAAGGTCGAGCTGGTGGCTAACGGCACCGCCGAGCTACCCGCCGATCCCGCCGACCTGGAGCTGGTTTGGGTGAATCTGCTGGAGAATGCAATTCAACACAGCCCCGCAGGATCTGCTGTGCGCTTGCGCCTTGAAGTCGAAACCGTATCGGCATGCGTCAGTGTGGAAGATTCCGGAGTGGGCATAGCGCCCGACCAACTGCCGTATATTTTTGAGCGCTTTCGACGCGGCGATCCTTCGCGCGCTCGAGCAACCGGTGGTTTCGGCCTGGGCCTCGCTATTGCTAAGGCGATCGTGGACGCCTACCGCGGAAACATCACCGCCTCCAGCGTTCTCGGTCAAGGGACCCGGATCTCGGTACAATTGCCGCTGGTTCGCGATGCAAAGCCGAATGCCAATCGTGAGCCCGTTTCCGTCACCGAAGATTCCCTCGCATAACCTAATCTCTTGTGCAAGAAATTGCACCATCGGTTGTCTGGATGACACCGTCTCAGTCGCCCGTTTCTGCATCTCTCTGTTCTTTTGGGCTTCTAAATCACTGGCATAGCTTAACGAAGTTTCACTTTCGCTTAAGCTTTCCTTAATCCGTGGCACTGTACAGTGTTGCTGTATTTCGGCGACTGCAGCCAACCGAGGCCTCGCGAGGAGACAGGCAAGTGCAGAAATGCTTACCAAAAGTCCTGACTGGAACAGTCGCGCTCATTTTGAGCGCCGTTGCGGTTTCGGCGCAAACCGCGCAACCCACTGTGTTGTCCGCTGCCACCGGCCAAACTGCTTCCTCATCGCCGCAGAATCCCGATCAACCGCTGGTCTTGACTTTGCAGGACGCCCTCCAGCGGGCCAAGGCCAACAGTCCGCAATTTCAATCCGCGCTCACTGATCAGGGGCTGGCCCACGAGGACAAAGTTCAAGCCCGCGCCCTGCTGCTGCCCAGCGTCAACTACAACATGCAATATCTCTACACCCAGGGAAACGGTATTCCCGGCGGCCCTGGACGCTTCATCGCTAACAATGGCGTGCACGAATACCTCGCCCAAGGCAACGCGCACCAAGTGCTTTCGGTAGTGGATTTTGCCGACTTCCGCCGCACCCAGGCCCTCGAGGCAGTTGCCAAAGCCCGGGCACAAATCGCAGCTCGCGGTTTGGTGGTCACAGTGGTTCAAACCTACTATGCCATGGTGGTGGCGCAACGAAAATACGGGACCGCTCAACAGGCCGCCAGTGAGGGTCAGCGCTTCTTTACCATCAGCCGGCAATTGGAGCAGGGCGGGGAAGTGGCGCATTCCGACGTTGTGAAAGCGGAAATTCAGTATCAGCAAGTACAGCGCGACCTTCAGGAAGCACAGCTGGCAATGCAGAGGACCCGGCTGGAATTGTCCGTCTTGTTGTTCCCCAACTTTACGGAAAACTTCAGTGTGGTTGACGACCTGCGATTGCCAGATCCGCTGCTGCCGTTCGCTGAAGTTGAAGCCCTGGCTGGTCGTAAGAATCCGGATTTGCAGGCGGCTATTTATAGCCTGCGCGCGGCAAATAGCGAGGTCACTGCCGCCCGCGCCGGGTATTTACCAGCGCTCACCTTCGATTATTTTTACGGAATTGACGCTCCCCAGTTTGCGGTTCGCGATTTTGAGGGCAGAAGAAATCTCGGCTATGCAGCGACTGCCTCCCTGACTCTACCGATTTGGAATTGGGGATCAACCCAAAGCAAGGTCAAGCAAGCCGACTTGCGCCGTCGTCTCGCGCGCGTCGAGTTGAGCGCCGCCCAGCGGACTTTGCTCGCCAACTTGCGTACCTTCTATAGCGAGGCACAGATTGCACGCGCCGAACTAGAGTCATTGGCGCGTTCTGCAGAGCTGGCCGCCGAGAGCTTGCGGCTGACCACTTTGCGGTATCAGGGCGGGGAAGCCACCGTGCTTGAAGTGGTGGACGCGCAGAATACGTTGACCGTGGCGCGCAACGCGTATGACGATGGTCAGGCCCGCTTCCGGCTGGCGCTCGCCAACTTGCAAACGCTAACCGGAACCTTCTGAAAACCACATGAATAAAACTCAAAATCGCGCAGTGCTAACCATCGGCCACGAAAGACGATTGTTCCCCTGCATCTCGGCAATCGGAATTATGTTGGCGGTTCTTGCCTGGTCGGGCTGTTCGGGCGAGGAAAAGCCGCCAGAACCTGTTGTCAACGTGCAAGCCGCCGCGGCGCAGCAGAAGACCATTCAGCGCACCGTAACCTCGGAGGCCGTCTTGTTCCCCCTGCACCAGGCAGCCATAGTGCCCAAGATCACCGCTCCCGTCCGAAAGTTTTACGTCAATCGGGGGAATCACGTTCGTGCTGGCCAGTTGCTCGCCGTCCTTGAAAACCGTGATCTCTCCGCCGGCGCCGTTCAGAGCAAGGGAGAGTACGAGCAAGCCGAGGCTTCTTACACCACTTCTACCGGCGCCAGCATTCCCGAAGAAATGCGCAAGGCCGAGTTGGACGAGAGCACAGCCAAACAGAACCTCGATGCCGAGGAAAAACTTTTCGAGAGCCGGCAGAAGCTCTTCGAACAAGGTGCGCTGCCGCGGAAGGATTTAGACCAGGCTCGGGTCGCGCTGGCCCAGGCAAAAAGCCAATACGACATAGCCCATCAGCACTTGGAAGCACTGTTAAAAGTCAGCCACGCGCAAGCCTTGAAGGCTGCCACGGGGCAGCTTACTGCTGCAAAAGGAAAATATCAGGGCGCAGCAGCCCTCTTGAGTTACTCCGAAATACGCAGTCCCATCAACGGCCTTATCACTGATCGTCCGATTTACCCGGGCGAAACGCCTGCGGCAGGCATGCCCCTGCTCATGGTGATGGATACTTCGTCGGTCATTGCCAAGGCGCATATCCCCCAGGAAGAAGCGGCGCTCCTCAAAGTCGGTGACCCGGGAACCATTACCGCCGCCGGCGTGGAGGACGAATTGAAAGGCAAAGTCACTGTAGTCAGCCCGGCACTCGATCCCAATAGCACGACGGTTGAGGTCTGGGTGCAAGCGCGAAACCCGAAGGGACAGCTCAAACCCGGCTCCAGCGTGCAGGTTTCAATGTTGGCGGAAGTTCTTCCCAATGCAGTGACCATTCCGGCCACCGCGCTTCTCACCGAATCCGACGGGACTACCTCCGTCATGGTGGTGGGCGATGACGGCCGGGCGCACCAGCGCGATGTAAAGCCCGGCGTAAAGCAGGGGGATGAATTGCAGATCGCAGAAGGTCTGAAACCTGGCGAGCGGGTAGTTACGGTTGGTGCTTATGGCTTGCCCGATAACACTAAGGTGCGCATCGAGGCAGCAAGCGCTCAAAATGCTGAACCAGACAAGCCCAAAAAAGGGGACGCTGGCAAAGACGAAAAGGACGCCAAGGACGAGAAATAACGCCAACCCATGCGCCTCACCTCCATAACTGAAAGCGGCAATCACGAGAACAGGGAATCCAACTATTGGTTCTCCTACCATTCCAAGTCCATCATCTTTCTGATCATCACTCTGGCGCTAGTCGGTGGTTACCTGGCGCTCACCATTCCTATCGCAGTTTTCCCGGAAACAAATTTTCCTCGCATCGTTATCGGCATTGATAACGGGGTGATGCCTATTGACCAGATGATGGTCACTATCACCCGTCCTGTGGAAGAGGCTGTAAACAGCGTCCCTGGGCTGCAGCGTGTGCAATCCATCACCGGCCGCGGTTCTGCTGAGATTGATTTGTTCTTCGACTGGAAGGTGGACATGTTCCAGACCCTTCAGCTGGTAGATGCGGCCGTGGGACGGATACGCTCCTCTTTGCCATCTACTGCTGAGGTCCGCAGCAATCGCCTGACCTTTGCCGCTTTTCCCATCATGGGATATGCCTTAAGGGCCCAGAAGGTACCGCAAACCCAACTGTGGGAATTGGCAAATTACGAGCTCAAGCCGCGCTTAAACCGTTTGGATGGGGTCGCTACCGTCGTGGTCCAGGGTGGCCAACAACCGGAGTTTCACATTGTTCCTGATCCCGCCAAGTTGCTAGAGGCACAAGTCACCGTCACAGATCTGCTCGAAGCTGTGCGCCGCACCAATCTCATAGATTCACCCGGTTTGATGGAGAGTAATCATCAACTCTACTTGGGATTGATCAGCGGACAGGTTCGCAGTGCTGACCAGATCGCGAG
This genomic interval carries:
- a CDS encoding NCS1 family nucleobase:cation symporter-1, coding for MSVTFETMSGTQSSAAASNPAKRSIESSPLYNPDLAPVPPERRTWGTYNYAALWISMSVNILTYMLAASMIQGGMDWKQAVLTVFVGNCIVLAPMLLNSHPGAKYGIPFPVLARAPFGVLGANIAALLRALVACGWFGIQTWIGGEAINTLIATLWPSWRNVPHATGICFFAFWIINLAVILKGIEYIRFLQGVSAPVLLAVGIALLLWAYRAAGGFGPMLGAPSRFQTTSEFLKFLIPALNGTVGFWATVSLNIPDFTRFSRSLRQQAIGQAIALPATMTLYSFIGIAVTSATVVIYGTAIWDPVQLLSRFHSPIAVVIALLAILLATLNVNIGANVVSPANDFSNLRPRLISFRTGGVITCFAGIAMMPWKLLANYKTFILGWLGGYAAFLGPVAGIMICDYFIIRRRELAVDDLYLRGGAYEYSGGINWRAVVALALGSGLALVGLVVPSIRVLYDYSWFVGFGIAFVVYWAVMRGEAVGHVPTASHR
- a CDS encoding nitrilase-related carbon-nitrogen hydrolase; translated protein: MPRIVRCGLIQASNALGADHSLEDIKKAMMKKHFSLIEQAARKKVKVLCLQELFYGPYFCAEQNERWYEMAEPVPGGPTLKAMQQLAKRHQMVMVVPVYEEQMPGLYFNTAAVIDADGKYLGKYRKHHIPHCHPGFWEKFYFTPGDMGYEVFDTKYARVGVYICYDRHFPEGARILGLNGAEIVFNPSATVAGLSEYLWELEQPAHAVANGYFVGAINRVGEEKPWSIGEFYGKSYFCNPRGKIVAQASRNKDEVLVADLDLDMITEVRKVWQFFRDRRPETYDAITAQTGKTSGKAAAAD
- a CDS encoding carboxypeptidase regulatory-like domain-containing protein; protein product: MGVLDRPAMKYLVNSLLLTALLASGIARAQNDPGAASYEITGNVRDPSGAAIVGAQVTLNRADGKQVGQTSSKDAGTFRFISVAPGAYQVDVQQEGFRETKVKVTVGLKARNSINVVMPLAVVSQEFTVTATGGSAPQVSTEISENQNANSIDRAALDRVPVFDHDYVTMLSRFLDDSALGTNGVTLVVNGVEANGPGMTPSAVQEVKINQDPYSALFSRPGRARLEIITKPGTPNFHGTVNLLFRDSLFDARNPFSVVKPSEHRQYYEGSLSGPLGHSKKTSFLLSLDRDVDDDQAIVVAQGPSGPITQNVPMPTHHFFGSGRVFHDFGSADQFWIGYSYEKQSERNQNVGGTVLPEAGTRQVFQEHEINVSYRHVFSPKMLNQLRFLVGHYDRPVISLSAAPAIVVAGAFTVGGAQADGRRTEYHFDGTDILTYVSGKHELKFGVDIPDISRRGEDNFTNFGGTYSFASIADYIARRPSFFVQQRGQGHLVFLEENFAGVIEDKVRLRPNLSLSVGMRYYWQNYFHNDPNNFAPRFGFAWAPTEKSKTVVRGGAGVFYDRSGPRPISDLLHFNGTSLLRFIVENPTFPVSPGSLAAEPTSVVVLDPRARIPYTVQYSVGVERQLTQKSSLSATYVGSRRIDAFRSRDINAPLPPNFTVLPNPQLGQVRQMESEGYQKGNSLEVTFRGKPSKFFAGQAQYTLSKTYNNTSGITYFPGNSYFPNADWARSDSDRRHKFDLMGSVEATKLVSLGVALSLYSGTPVNITTGADDNHDGIANDRPFGLPRNVMHGPGLVNLDLSLAHDFQISKKKEGPMATLSLQSFNVLNHENDDTYIGTLSSPFFGRAVAAHPGRRMQVNLEFKF
- a CDS encoding response regulator transcription factor; translation: MRVLVIEDEHRLAENIARSLKDNASWAVDIALDGENGLFMAESGSYDLIVLDLMLPKLDGLQLLQRFRKQGYKTPVLVLTARDEKESIVRLLNAGADDYLSKPFDLGEFMARAKALVRRGKDQHSPLLAVADLEVNTVERSVRRTGKNITLTPMEYRVLEYLAHRPRAVVSKTELLEHLYDYNWEKFSNVIEVYISGLRRKIDDGATVKLIHTLRGQGYSLRA
- a CDS encoding ATP-binding protein, producing the protein MKKLSLTGRLTAVVVGSQFLLAIGLVLVGMLYLREELLSGLDLNLQGRAHRVAALAYYAPKSQTKLLFDADESPAPSDPAHPDMYQITSERLGFENHTQNFNSALPQKLASRRTKNFKWNGVPYRAVVLRNLAIRDPQPEIVGMPDATLTVIYAAPTLAIDREVAEVGFGVASASIFILALTGFLASWALRRGLSPLRDLASRAGSISVSNWEFRPSPEALDAPELAPLTQAIQTVLARLEKSFTQQRGFLADAAHELKTSVAIVKSTFQSLLQSPRSPQEYREGLQQLLEDVERLEDLLNRMLRLARAEQWAAEGLQGQFDNTDITSTCEMAIARIKSLAASRDVKVELVANGTAELPADPADLELVWVNLLENAIQHSPAGSAVRLRLEVETVSACVSVEDSGVGIAPDQLPYIFERFRRGDPSRARATGGFGLGLAIAKAIVDAYRGNITASSVLGQGTRISVQLPLVRDAKPNANREPVSVTEDSLA
- a CDS encoding TolC family protein, encoding MQKCLPKVLTGTVALILSAVAVSAQTAQPTVLSAATGQTASSSPQNPDQPLVLTLQDALQRAKANSPQFQSALTDQGLAHEDKVQARALLLPSVNYNMQYLYTQGNGIPGGPGRFIANNGVHEYLAQGNAHQVLSVVDFADFRRTQALEAVAKARAQIAARGLVVTVVQTYYAMVVAQRKYGTAQQAASEGQRFFTISRQLEQGGEVAHSDVVKAEIQYQQVQRDLQEAQLAMQRTRLELSVLLFPNFTENFSVVDDLRLPDPLLPFAEVEALAGRKNPDLQAAIYSLRAANSEVTAARAGYLPALTFDYFYGIDAPQFAVRDFEGRRNLGYAATASLTLPIWNWGSTQSKVKQADLRRRLARVELSAAQRTLLANLRTFYSEAQIARAELESLARSAELAAESLRLTTLRYQGGEATVLEVVDAQNTLTVARNAYDDGQARFRLALANLQTLTGTF
- a CDS encoding efflux RND transporter periplasmic adaptor subunit, whose protein sequence is MNKTQNRAVLTIGHERRLFPCISAIGIMLAVLAWSGCSGEEKPPEPVVNVQAAAAQQKTIQRTVTSEAVLFPLHQAAIVPKITAPVRKFYVNRGNHVRAGQLLAVLENRDLSAGAVQSKGEYEQAEASYTTSTGASIPEEMRKAELDESTAKQNLDAEEKLFESRQKLFEQGALPRKDLDQARVALAQAKSQYDIAHQHLEALLKVSHAQALKAATGQLTAAKGKYQGAAALLSYSEIRSPINGLITDRPIYPGETPAAGMPLLMVMDTSSVIAKAHIPQEEAALLKVGDPGTITAAGVEDELKGKVTVVSPALDPNSTTVEVWVQARNPKGQLKPGSSVQVSMLAEVLPNAVTIPATALLTESDGTTSVMVVGDDGRAHQRDVKPGVKQGDELQIAEGLKPGERVVTVGAYGLPDNTKVRIEAASAQNAEPDKPKKGDAGKDEKDAKDEK